The stretch of DNA GAGCCTTGGGGGACGCCAGGAAGGCCACCATGTCGCCGATGTCCTCGGTGGTCTGAAGCCGGCCGAGCGGGATCCTTGAAACGAAGCCGTCCCATCCGTCTTCGAAGCTGAGGCCCTTGAGTCCGCTGAACTCTTCGACCACCTTGACGTGCAGATCAGTGGCCACGATGCCGGGGTGCACGGAGTTGACGGTGATGTCGTACTGGGCGAGCTCGGCTGCGAGGCTCTGGGTCATGCCGACGATGGCGAACTTCGACGCCGAGTAGGGCGCGATCAGGGCGATGCCTCGTTGGCCGCAGATCGACGACATGTTGATGATGCTCCCGCCGCGCTGCTCGATGAGGGCCGGCAGAAGTGCCCGCGTCGTCGTGAACGTGCCCCGCACGTTGATCGACATCAGGAGGTCAAATTCCTCATCGGTCACGTCAGTGGTGTTACGGGCTCCGATGTTCATACCCGCGTTGTTGACGAGGACGTCGACCCGACCGTATTCGCGCAATACCGTCGAGGCCAATTCATTCGCAGAAGCGGAGTCCCGGACGTCGAGATGGACGCCGAGTGAGTCGGTCGGCAGTTCGTCGGCTCGCTTTTCTGCCGCTGCGAGATCGATGTCGGCGATCACGATGTTCGCCCCCTCGTCGCTAAGCTTCTGCGCACAGGCCAGACCTATGCCGTTGGCGCCGCCGGTGATGACAGCCACCTTGCCGTCAAGATCTGACACGAGTCTTTCCTTTCGTCGGGCGGAGTTCCCGGGCCGTGGGGGACAACGGGCTTACTAGACCGGTGAGGGGCTCCAGAGTCCGTCGTCATCGCGCTGTTTCAGCATGATCGGCAGCATTACCTCGGTCATGGCCCCACCGGTGCCCCACTGATCCTGGGTCTCAGCACGCATCGGGTCGTATGTCGTTGGCTCCCAGGTGGCCTCGTCAACGAGTTCGAGTTCGGTCGTGTATTCGATCACGTTGTCCAAGGGATCGAAGAAGTAGGAGAACGTGTTGTCGCCGGCGCTGTGGCGACCCGGGCCCCACAGCGGCCGGTAGCCACTGCGAATCATCCGGCCCGTGCCCCGCATGTATTCGTCCAGCCCACGCATCTCGAACGAGATGTGATTCAACGATGTCGACGGCGCCCGTGAGATCGCCAGAATGTGATGCTGCGAACTGCTGCGCATGAAGCACATCAGATCGCCCAACCAGTCCGACAGTCTGAATCCCAGATGCGTTTCGTAGAACGCTTTGGTCTTGTGGACGTCCGTCGAGTTGATCACTACGTGGCTGAGCTTGCGTGGTATGGACTCCCGCTCCTCGAGCAATCGGAACGGGCGCTGCTGCACGTCCGCAGAGACCTCGATGAGACGGCCGTCCAGGTCGAAGAACCGCAGACCGTACCCACCTCCCGGGGTCGTCATCACGGCTGGGTCGCGATCGATCTTCACCCCTGCCCGTCCCAGGCGTTCAGCCAGGAGGTCGACTTCACCGATCGATTCCGCCGCGAACGCAATCAGGTCGAGCCGCTTCTGTCGGTCCTCTCGTACGCGCAGGATGTAGTGCTCTGGATCAGCGGGCGTCCCGAAGAACGTCACCCCCGAATCGCTGGCTATTGGCAGCAGACCCCAAACCTTGGTGTAGAACTCCACAGCCTGGTCATAGTTCGGCACAGCGAGACCGACGTGCCGCAGATGCGTGATCGGACTGAATCCAGAAGCCATCGGTGAACTCCTCACCTCTTTACTGCATCCCGGACGGACGCTGCAAAATCAACGCTAGTGGCGCCGATCACGTGGCACCAACAATGTTTGGCGATACTTCGCCATCGACCTGATCAATTCGATGACCTACCATCAGCCCATGGATCTTCGGCAGGTCGATCTGAACCTGCTCGTGGCGTTCGACGTGCTTATGACCGAGCAGAACGTGACGGCAGCTGCGCGCAAACTTTCGGTCGGACAGTCGGCGATGAGTTCGACCTTGTCAAGGTTGCGGGCGTTGCTCAACGATCCGGTGCTCGAGCGCCGGGGCCGGACCATGTTCCCGACTCCGCTTGCGGAGGAACTCGTAGTTCCGGTTCGAGAGGCACTGAGTCGGTTCAATTCGATTCTGACCGAACCGCCCGTCTTTGACCCTGAACGGGACCGCCGCAGCTTCACCGTGATGGCGAGTGAGTACGCTGCCCTGGCCGTGCTCCAGCCGCTACTGGTCGAGCTACGGAATGCAGCGCCGCACGTCGAGCTGCACGTCGAACCGGTGTCGGCCACCTTCCTCGACGACATGACAGCCGACAACGTCGATCTGACGATCGTGCCGCTGGCCGCGGATTCGATCACCGATTCCTTCGGTTACCAGACGCTGTACAGCGACCCCTACGTCATCGCCGTCGATGCGGCCAACCCGCTGGTCTCGAGCGAGATTACGCTCGAACAGTTTTCGTCGCTGCCCTATCTCGCAAGCAGCAACGGACATTCCCCCACGCTCGTCGAGACGCAACTGGACCGACTCGGCATTCCGCGGCGCCTGGAGGTGACTACGGGTTTCGGTCTTGCACCTTTCGTGCTGCGCGACACACCACTCGTCACCGTTCTGCCCGCCAGTTTGGCGTCGGCGGTCGCCGACGGCGCGCGGTTGAAGTTGCTCACGCCACCCATGGCGCTGGAGCCGATGGTCGAGGCCATGGTCTGGGCATGCCGGAACGACGACGACCCCAGTCATCGCTGGCTGCGAGAACGGCTGGTGGATATCGCCTCCCGGAAAACGTGGTCGCCGATGCCGGGCGTCGCGCGGTGAATAGTCCGATCGTGTCCGAAACCGGCTCTGCGCCACACCCGTCTTTGGCACAGCTGGGCCGTGTCGATCTGAACTTGCTGGTCGCGTTCGAGGCGTTGATGTCCGAACGGAGCGTCACCGGGGCAGCTGCGCGTCTAGGGATCGGACAGTCTGCGATGAGTTCGACCCTGGCGCGGCTGCGCAGGCTCTTCAAGGATCCGATTCTGGTGCGGCAGGGCCGAACGATGATCGCCACCCCACTCGCGAACGCACTGACCAGCTCGGTGAGCAGCACGTTGGCCGAGCTCCAGGTGACGTTGTCCTCCCTGGGCTCGTTCGACCCGAGGGTCGATGAGCATGCGTTTTCTGTGGTCGCCAGTGATTTCGCGGCGGCCGCGCTTCTTCACCCGCTGCTGGTCGAGATGTCGTCGACGTACCCGAACATTCGTGTGCAGATTCGAACGGTCTCGATTGATATTCCCGCTGAGATGCTGCGCGGACGTGTCGACGTGATCGTGCTGCCTCGAGAGGTCATCTCGGCGTTCCCTGCTCTCTGGAGAGACGACGTCCGTCGCGAGGTGCTCTATCGCGACCGCTACGTGCTGGCTGCCGATGCCGCCAACCGCGCGGTCCGTTCGGCGATGACGGTCGAGGAGTTCAGCGCCATGCCCTACCTGGCGGCAACCTTCGAGGATGGGCGGCCCTCTTTGGGTGACACCAACCTCGATGTCCTCGGCATACCGCGCAGAGTCGAGGTCAGTACCAGCATCGCCGTGGCCCCGTTCATGTTGCGCGACACCACATTGGTGACGCTGATCCCGCGGACACTTGCGACACGCATGGCCAAGGCCGCCAATCTGCAGTTCATCGATCCACCCATGCAGCTAGAGCCAATCACCGAAACGCTCATCTGGCTGCGCCGCCTCGACGGGGATCCTGCCCAGGCGTGGTTCCGTGACCGACTGCGGACGCAAGCAGCCAATCTGGTGGCTACGCCTTAGCGCTGAATCGCGCGCGTCAGGCCGGGTTGCGGCCGACGAAGAATTCGCGGAGCGGGTCCATGGACGGGTCGAGGCCGGAGTCGATGAGACCCTTGCGGAGAGCGAGCATTTGACCGTCGTGGATTCGTTGGGTGGGCTGACGCAGCGGACCACCGTTGTATCCCTGTAGCCAGCCCTGGAACTTCCACGCCTGGCGATTGATGAACGCGCCACCATTGAGCGACGGCGCCAGGGCCGCCTTGGCTTTGCGCGCGGGATGCGTCTGCCAAAACAATTCGGCAGCATCATCGTTTTTGCCGTCGGCGAGCAGGTGCATGACCCGCGGAATAAAGGGCCCGTAGAACTCGTGGTCACTGGTGGCCGAGAGCTGGATGGGGATGATCTGCGAAAGTGGGATCAGATCGGCCTCGATGGGCACGGAGATGACGACTTCCTCGCCGAATAGACGATGGCATTCGATGATTCCCTGGATGTAGGGAAACCCGCCTTCAGCTTTGATGACGGCGATGTTGGGGCAGTCGTCGAGTAGGCGACGGATGAGGCGGCTGGGGATGTCCGACGGGTGGATTCGCGGGCTGAATCCCCACAGGTACATCGGAAAGAGGATGACGGCGAGATCGGTGGCGTCGCACACCGCCTTCGTGTAGTCGTAGATCTCCTGCTCGGTCTCCGGGTAGAAGTTCGGCGGATAGGACAGCAGCACGAGATCTGCGCCGGCCTCCTCGGCGCCGCGAACGGCCTCGATGTTGTCGGCGAGGGTGCTCCAGCTTCCGTGGTGTACGACGACCAGGTCCTGGCCGGCCTCATCGCGGATGATGCGAAGGAATTCCAGGTATTCCGGCAGGGTGATGTTGACCTCGGAGACACCCAGCGTGCCGAGGAAGCCGTGTTCCTTCGCGCGACGGATGTCGTGGCGGATGCCTGCCTCGTTGATGGATTTGAGGTCGCTTGTGAACGACGGGATGGTGCAGTTGACGGCGCCGATGAGCTTCTCGCGGGCCCATTCGCGGGCTTCGGTGCGGGTGTAGACGGCCATGGTGTTTCCTCTCGTGGGGCTCTTGAAGGTGCGAATTGTTCTGCGGGGGAGGCGATTTCTACATCGCGCCAGCGCCCTCCCAGGCGAGGTATTTCATTTCCGTGTACTCGTCGATCCCGTAGACCGATCCCTCTCGGCCCAGACCCGACTGCTTCACGCCACCGAAGGGCGCGATCTCGTTGGAGATGAGGCCGGTGTTGATGCCGATCATTCCCGCCTCGAGAGCCGCGCTGACCCGCCACGTACGCTCAGCGTCGCGGGTGAAGAGGTATGCCGCCAGCCCGAACTCGGTGTCGTTGGCCATGCGGATCGCATCGGATTCGTCCTCGAACCGGATGAGCGGGGTCACGGGTCCGAATGTCTCCTCGCGGGTGATGCGCATCGTGGAGTCGACATCGGCCAGAACCGTCGGTTCAAAAAACAAGCCGCCGCGAGCGTGACGCCGACCGCCGCAGAGCACCCGCGCACCCAGGTTGGCCGCGTTGGCGACGTGCTCCTCGACCTTCGCGACAGCGTCGACGTCGATGAGCGGACCCTGCTGGACACCTGCGTCGAATCCGTCACCGACCACGAGGTCCTCGACCGTACGTGTCAACGCTTCGGCGAACCGATCGTAGATCCCCGACTGGACGTAGACCCGGTTGGCGCTGATGCACGCTTGGCCCGTATTGCGATACTTGGTGGCGATCACGCCGGCGACCGCCTGATCGAGATCGGCGTCGTCGAAGACGAGGACCGGCGCATTGCCGCCGAGCTCCATCGAAGTCTTCTTGACGGTTTCCGCTGATTGAGCGAGCAGGAGCCGACCAATTTCGGTTGAGCCGGTGAAACTGACCTTGCGGACGATGGGGCTGCCAGTCAGCACCGGACCGATCTCGCGGGCATCGCCGACCACGATGCTGAGCACCCCAGCTGGCACGCCGGCTCGTTCAGCGAGCTCGGCGAGGGCCAGTGCCGTCAGCGGCGTCTGCTCGGCGGGCTTGAGTATCATCGTGCACCCGGCGGCCAGTGCGGGGGCAGCCTTGCGAGTGATCATGGCGGCGGGGAAGTTCCACGGTGTGATGGCAGCGCTCACGCCAATCGCCTCCCTGAGCACCACGACTCGACGAGACGACTCGGGCGCGGGAAAAACATCACCGCGCACGCGTTTGGCCTCCTCACCGAACCACTCGATGAAGGACGCCGCGTAATTCATCTCGCCGATGGCCTCGGCCAGGGGCTTGCCCTCCTCGAGAACGATGAGTCGCGCCAGATCCTCGGTGTTGTCCCGGACCAGCTCGAACCATCGACGCATGACCTTCGAACGCTCTTTGCCGGACAGCCCGCGCCAGGCGGGCAATGCGCGCTGGGCGGCCTCGACGGCGAGCTGGGTCTCGTCGGCGCCGGCCGACGGCAGATCGGCGATCGGTTCGCCGGTGGACGGATTGTGCACGACGAGCCGTTCGCCGCCGTCGCGGCTGAGCCACTGCCCGTCGACGTAGGAGGACGACCTGAACAGCGATGGGTCGGCGAGACCGAGGCTAGATCTCTGTGTGGTCACCTGAGAAGTCATAGCCGCCCCTCTATTTGTGGACGGGGGGGATCGAGATGGGTAGCGGGACTCCGAGTCGAAGGCGCCGGGCCTCGGCCAGACACATGGCTGCGACGGCGATGTCCTGCACCGCTGAGCCCACCGACTTGTACACCAGGATGTGGTCGCTACTCGTGCGGCCCGGATGCCGGCCCGCCACGAGGTCTGCCAGTGAGATGGTTTTCGGCCCGAGATCGACGCCGGCTGCTTTGGCTGCCAACGCATCGCCGGTGTCGTGCAGAACCTCATCGACCATGTCAGCGACGATGAGCTCAGCGCGATCCAGTAGCTCAACGTCGACCTCGTGTTGTTCGGGGAGGGTCGATCCGACGGATATCACGGTGGTTCCGGGCCGGAGCCACGCACCACGGACGGTGGGTGATTCGTCGCGCGAACGGGCCGCACAGATCACCAGGTTGGCTGCGCCGACTGCACTCTCGGCATCTTGGGCAGCGCTCAGTGGCAGTTCCAGATCGTCCAGATCCGCGACGAACCGAGACCGGCTCTCCGCACGGGGGCTCCAGACGCTGACCGAGGACAGGGCGCGTGCTGCCGTTATGGCGCGAAGGTGCTTCTTGGCCTCGAAGCCAGAGCCGATTACGGCAACGTCGAGCTCGCCGGGACTCGCCAGGAGGTCAGCGGCGACCGCCGAGGTCGCGGCGGTGCGGAATCCGGTGATTGACTGACCGTCTATCAGAGCCACGAGCTCAGCGGTGTGCTCGTCGAACAAGGGGATCAGGTAGGACACCTGACGGGTCTTCATGGACGCCGCTATGAGTTTGGCGCCCATGAGACCGTTATCGGCCGATACCCCGGTGAGGGTCCGGAGCCAGCTGCCGTCACCGCGAGCCATCGACCGTTCGGGGTAGCGGGAGTCTGCGACATCGCCGGCGTAAGCAGCGCGGAGTGCATCGATTGCCCGTGCCCAGCCGAATGAATCGCGGACGGCCTGGTCGTCGAGCAATAGCGTCATGATGCGGAGTCCTTGAGGTTGAGCGTGCGCGTCCGGAAGTGGGCCAACGTCAGGTTAAGACGACCCTGCGACCCGCGACAAACAATCCTCGTGAATGCTCGCCCATCGACGACATCGATACCTTCTGCGGGCCCGTGGCCCTCACGACGCCAGCCCGGGTGTGGTCTTCCATCGATGCCATCAATTGTCCGGCATCGAAAGTTACGCCTTCCGGCACTGTGATGGCGGTCATACGATGGGGCAACCATCACTGGCGCCACATCGGCCCACCCGGTGCTTGCAAGGAGCTACATGACTGTCATCACGCCCACGACTGCCTCGGAAGTCACGCGGATCCTCGACCGCGTCGAGACAGAGCTCGAGAAGAATCGGGTACCGGCCGAGATCTGGAACGACGACGCGATCTTCCGCGCCGAACTGGACCAGGTCTTCGGCACCTGCTGGGTCTTCGTCGCGCACGAGAGCGAAATCCCAAAGGCTGGTGACTTCGTCCAGCGCCGCATCGGCCTCGATCCGGTGATTGTCACGCGCGACGGCACGGGTGGCATCAACGTGTTGTCCAACTACTGCCGCCACCGTGGCACCCAGGTGTGCCAGACCGACACCGGGAATTCACGCTTCTTCAAATGCCCGTACCACGGCTGGACCTACTCCAACAAGGGCGACCTCGTCGGCACGCCACACATGCGCGAGGCGTACGGCACGCGGCTGGACCCGAAGGAATGGGGTTTGAAGAGAGCCCCACGGGTCGACGTCCGGTCCGGCTTCATCTTCGCGTCACTAGCGCAGGAAGGTCCGTCGCTCGACGAGTATCTGGGCGGGGGAGGCTGGATGCTCGACATCCTGGTGAACCTGGCACCCGGCGGTGTGAAGGTGGCGGGCCCGCCCGAGCGGTATCAGATCAATGCGGACTGGAAAGCCGGCGCCGAGAACTTCTCCGGTGATGCCTACCATGCCGACAGTTTGCACTGGAGTAACGAAGAGGTACAGATGATCCAGGGGCTGACGGCCAACCTGGAGATGATGCACGCCTACGAACTTGGCGACGGCCACGCGACGCTCGGTTTCGGATGGGCGAAGATCGGCCTACCCCTGTGGGGCTATTCACCAGAGACCGTCGCTCAGTTCGACCTCTCGGCACTCGACGACGCTCAGCGGTACGTCCTCGAGACCAACCCGCCGACAATTGGAACCATCTTCCCGAACTTCAGTTACCTCCGCGTCGCCTCCCCTACGCTTCCGGGCGGCCCTCCGGCGGTCGTCACCTCTTTCCGGGTGTGGCAGCCGATCGCGCCGGGAAAGATGGAGTTGTGGAATTGGCAATTCGTCTACGAGTGCCAAAGCGACCAGGAGAAGCTCGATTCCTATGTGACGGGCCAGTTGACCTTCGGATCCGCCGGTAACTTCGAAGCGGACGACACCGTCGCCTGGGAGGGCGCCGCTCGCGCAGCGAAGAGCGCGTGGATGCAACGCGAGAATTTGAGCTTCAACTTCGAGCAGGCCGGTCGAACCACGGTCGACGTCACGCCAGACCCTGACTATCACGGTCCAGGCATCAAGCGTCCCACCGGCTTTGGGGAATTCAATCAGTTGAATTTCTACCGGCACTGGCTTGCCGTCATGCGTGGCGACGCATCCGCCACGACGAGCGAAGGGCGCCACTCACGATGACGACCATCGACACGACCGAGCACGTACCACCATCTCTGCTCGAGAGCCCTCTGGCCGACACCGAACTGCAAAACATCGCAACCCAGTTCCTGGCTCTCGAATCGAAGTTGTTGGATGAAGCTCGCGAGGAAGACTGGTATCAGCTGCTGGATCCTGAACTGCTGTACGTGATCCCGATCAGGCAGGCGACCGAGCAGCGTTCGGACGAGGTCAATCGCGCCGCGTTCCGGGTCCGTGACACCCTGGCCCACGTACGTCTACGCATTGACCGTCTGAGCACTGCCAAGGCGTACTCGGAGATTCCGCCCTCTCGCACCATGCGTCTGGTGGGGTCGGTCTTGGCCCGAAAGACGGACCGAGACAACGTCATTGCAGTCTCGAGCGCCGTGCTGCTCTATCGACAGCGTGGGATCGATCCGCATTTCGACCTCATCCCCTACCGGCGCAACGACGAACTCCGCATCACAGCGGACGGGCCACGACTCCTGTCC from Mycobacterium sp. JS623 encodes:
- a CDS encoding LysR family transcriptional regulator, encoding MSETGSAPHPSLAQLGRVDLNLLVAFEALMSERSVTGAAARLGIGQSAMSSTLARLRRLFKDPILVRQGRTMIATPLANALTSSVSSTLAELQVTLSSLGSFDPRVDEHAFSVVASDFAAAALLHPLLVEMSSTYPNIRVQIRTVSIDIPAEMLRGRVDVIVLPREVISAFPALWRDDVRREVLYRDRYVLAADAANRAVRSAMTVEEFSAMPYLAATFEDGRPSLGDTNLDVLGIPRRVEVSTSIAVAPFMLRDTTLVTLIPRTLATRMAKAANLQFIDPPMQLEPITETLIWLRRLDGDPAQAWFRDRLRTQAANLVATP
- a CDS encoding dihydrodipicolinate synthase family protein, which encodes MAVYTRTEAREWAREKLIGAVNCTIPSFTSDLKSINEAGIRHDIRRAKEHGFLGTLGVSEVNITLPEYLEFLRIIRDEAGQDLVVVHHGSWSTLADNIEAVRGAEEAGADLVLLSYPPNFYPETEQEIYDYTKAVCDATDLAVILFPMYLWGFSPRIHPSDIPSRLIRRLLDDCPNIAVIKAEGGFPYIQGIIECHRLFGEEVVISVPIEADLIPLSQIIPIQLSATSDHEFYGPFIPRVMHLLADGKNDDAAELFWQTHPARKAKAALAPSLNGGAFINRQAWKFQGWLQGYNGGPLRQPTQRIHDGQMLALRKGLIDSGLDPSMDPLREFFVGRNPA
- a CDS encoding aromatic-ring-hydroxylating dioxygenase subunit beta, producing the protein MTTIDTTEHVPPSLLESPLADTELQNIATQFLALESKLLDEAREEDWYQLLDPELLYVIPIRQATEQRSDEVNRAAFRVRDTLAHVRLRIDRLSTAKAYSEIPPSRTMRLVGSVLARKTDRDNVIAVSSAVLLYRQRGIDPHFDLIPYRRNDELRITADGPRLLSREILLTEVAIATPNLGLFL
- a CDS encoding SDR family NAD(P)-dependent oxidoreductase; translation: MSDLDGKVAVITGGANGIGLACAQKLSDEGANIVIADIDLAAAEKRADELPTDSLGVHLDVRDSASANELASTVLREYGRVDVLVNNAGMNIGARNTTDVTDEEFDLLMSINVRGTFTTTRALLPALIEQRGGSIINMSSICGQRGIALIAPYSASKFAIVGMTQSLAAELAQYDITVNSVHPGIVATDLHVKVVEEFSGLKGLSFEDGWDGFVSRIPLGRLQTTEDIGDMVAFLASPKARNITGSAFNVDGGLLLA
- a CDS encoding aromatic ring-hydroxylating oxygenase subunit alpha, with translation MTVITPTTASEVTRILDRVETELEKNRVPAEIWNDDAIFRAELDQVFGTCWVFVAHESEIPKAGDFVQRRIGLDPVIVTRDGTGGINVLSNYCRHRGTQVCQTDTGNSRFFKCPYHGWTYSNKGDLVGTPHMREAYGTRLDPKEWGLKRAPRVDVRSGFIFASLAQEGPSLDEYLGGGGWMLDILVNLAPGGVKVAGPPERYQINADWKAGAENFSGDAYHADSLHWSNEEVQMIQGLTANLEMMHAYELGDGHATLGFGWAKIGLPLWGYSPETVAQFDLSALDDAQRYVLETNPPTIGTIFPNFSYLRVASPTLPGGPPAVVTSFRVWQPIAPGKMELWNWQFVYECQSDQEKLDSYVTGQLTFGSAGNFEADDTVAWEGAARAAKSAWMQRENLSFNFEQAGRTTVDVTPDPDYHGPGIKRPTGFGEFNQLNFYRHWLAVMRGDASATTSEGRHSR
- a CDS encoding LysR family transcriptional regulator; the encoded protein is MDLRQVDLNLLVAFDVLMTEQNVTAAARKLSVGQSAMSSTLSRLRALLNDPVLERRGRTMFPTPLAEELVVPVREALSRFNSILTEPPVFDPERDRRSFTVMASEYAALAVLQPLLVELRNAAPHVELHVEPVSATFLDDMTADNVDLTIVPLAADSITDSFGYQTLYSDPYVIAVDAANPLVSSEITLEQFSSLPYLASSNGHSPTLVETQLDRLGIPRRLEVTTGFGLAPFVLRDTPLVTVLPASLASAVADGARLKLLTPPMALEPMVEAMVWACRNDDDPSHRWLRERLVDIASRKTWSPMPGVAR
- a CDS encoding VOC family protein — protein: MASGFSPITHLRHVGLAVPNYDQAVEFYTKVWGLLPIASDSGVTFFGTPADPEHYILRVREDRQKRLDLIAFAAESIGEVDLLAERLGRAGVKIDRDPAVMTTPGGGYGLRFFDLDGRLIEVSADVQQRPFRLLEERESIPRKLSHVVINSTDVHKTKAFYETHLGFRLSDWLGDLMCFMRSSSQHHILAISRAPSTSLNHISFEMRGLDEYMRGTGRMIRSGYRPLWGPGRHSAGDNTFSYFFDPLDNVIEYTTELELVDEATWEPTTYDPMRAETQDQWGTGGAMTEVMLPIMLKQRDDDGLWSPSPV
- a CDS encoding ornithine cyclodeaminase family protein, with product MTLLLDDQAVRDSFGWARAIDALRAAYAGDVADSRYPERSMARGDGSWLRTLTGVSADNGLMGAKLIAASMKTRQVSYLIPLFDEHTAELVALIDGQSITGFRTAATSAVAADLLASPGELDVAVIGSGFEAKKHLRAITAARALSSVSVWSPRAESRSRFVADLDDLELPLSAAQDAESAVGAANLVICAARSRDESPTVRGAWLRPGTTVISVGSTLPEQHEVDVELLDRAELIVADMVDEVLHDTGDALAAKAAGVDLGPKTISLADLVAGRHPGRTSSDHILVYKSVGSAVQDIAVAAMCLAEARRLRLGVPLPISIPPVHK
- a CDS encoding NAD-dependent succinate-semialdehyde dehydrogenase — its product is MTSQVTTQRSSLGLADPSLFRSSSYVDGQWLSRDGGERLVVHNPSTGEPIADLPSAGADETQLAVEAAQRALPAWRGLSGKERSKVMRRWFELVRDNTEDLARLIVLEEGKPLAEAIGEMNYAASFIEWFGEEAKRVRGDVFPAPESSRRVVVLREAIGVSAAITPWNFPAAMITRKAAPALAAGCTMILKPAEQTPLTALALAELAERAGVPAGVLSIVVGDAREIGPVLTGSPIVRKVSFTGSTEIGRLLLAQSAETVKKTSMELGGNAPVLVFDDADLDQAVAGVIATKYRNTGQACISANRVYVQSGIYDRFAEALTRTVEDLVVGDGFDAGVQQGPLIDVDAVAKVEEHVANAANLGARVLCGGRRHARGGLFFEPTVLADVDSTMRITREETFGPVTPLIRFEDESDAIRMANDTEFGLAAYLFTRDAERTWRVSAALEAGMIGINTGLISNEIAPFGGVKQSGLGREGSVYGIDEYTEMKYLAWEGAGAM